In Vicia villosa cultivar HV-30 ecotype Madison, WI linkage group LG7, Vvil1.0, whole genome shotgun sequence, the DNA window TGCAGAGTACCTACATTTAGTGCCTTTAGTCTCCTTTCAACTTTAACCACAACCTGAACTTATAACTTTGTGCAGTGAGTTGCTAGTTTCAAATTAATAAACCCTTCTGATTTGCTTGTGCATATATCATACAACTCGAGATGTTTATTTGCAATGATGGCCTCAATAATCTTCTAGATACCAATGGCTATTATAAAATTTGATGAGCCACCAACAGCTGTATCAATCATTATCAAACATTTTTATTTGTCTGTTTTGATCTAAATTGTTTGTAGGATATGCAACCAAGAGCTTCATGAATCTTATATGCATCACCCAATGATTCACCTTCCTCGGTTTGTAATTAAGGATTTCGTATCATTTTCTGAGGAAAACTGAAGTTGTGATGCTATCTGTTGATAGTGAGTAAAGACATTCTTCAACATCCTTTGTGAGAGTGAAAGGGAACATTCTTAGTTTCTTGCTTTCTTTTGTATGCCATTCTATCTTCAGAGTTGTACTCATTGGCAAAAACCTTCGTAGATGTTTATTTGCATCttcgttgtttttttttttttttttgaaaggcctCTTCTCAAGTTGACGGATGATTGTTAGGTGTGACTAAAAATTCAGAACATTCACTGGTTGGTTTACTATCGTCAATCTACCTCCCTGTGCATTTGTTCTTCCATAGTCTTCGAGTAGTCTTTCAGGTGCTGGTGGATCTTCAGCCATAATTTGTTCTACTTCCTTTTCTGATTCTGTATTTTATTGGTGAGAATTTATCTACTCTTACTCTTCCAGTTTCTACAATCGAGCTTTCCTGAGTTGAGCGTGAAGGTTCTCTTGATTTTCTACAATCTCGCATACAAATATTAGAAACAGGTTAGttaaaacaacaataatataaaaaatttagtcacaaagcaaaaaaaaattcaactaaaATAAAACTGTAAACTCGATAATCTTTGGTAGTTCCCGAAAACGTTGCCAAAAACTAGATCTGTAAATTAACAAGTGTACCAATCTTCCAAAGTAGTAATTCTAGTAGTTACCCGAATATTGATCTCGAGGACTGCATTATATTTTAGagtttgtattttaattcaaataaataaaaatgtatttgGGGGTTTTAAAATTTGCTTGGttgcaaaagataaaattaagacaaatttAACAgagtagaaataataataataataataataaaaataataataataattattattatattaaagagCATACTATGAATGAGATTTTGAACATGAACTCATTTGGTTTCCTAAATTTACCTTGTAAAACATTTTTATTCCTCCAATTAAGAGTATTTATTCCTAATTAGTCCTTAGTGAATAAGGCTTTGGCTATTCAAATCAATTCTAATGACTATGGTCAATTGTAGATGAATCCAATCATTTAATTATCAATAACAAAGGAGTTTATATATGGTATCCCTAGTTCTAGGTGATatctaatttaaaataattcaatCACGTGTTACTATTGACTATCCTTCCTGACAGATAATCATAAACCAATTCTCAATTtgtcaaaaagagcaaagcattAAGCACAAAAAGAAATAAATCATGTAGGAATAAAATATCAGTCATTACAAAtgtcaattaaaaaaatttaaactcaATCAAAAACAATGACCCACCCCTATCATTGGAGGGACTAGCTACTCATGACTATAATAACAAAAGGAAATATAAAAGTCCAAAATAGTATAGAATAATCATAAAGAATAATCATAAATGGAGAAATCTAAtcattttgaagaagagaaagataggTGTGAAAAATAGAATAACGATCGACCAAGAGTTAAAGAAATTGAAAGAAACGTGATTCATCGGCAAGATTAAATACTCAACCCACTTGGCCAATTTGGTAATGGTAAAGAAACCCTTgttcaaatggaaaatatgtgtAGATTTCACCTCTCAACTCGGCGTGCCCTAAAGACCTATATCCCTTTCCCAACATTAaactaattgatgaatttgttagAATCAAATGCTGGAAAACTTACTTTATTGAATAAGAAAAGGCCAATAAATAGGCTTACACAATATCACACGATCTCCCTAACAGCCCATTACATGTAGAGCAGTTTATTCCTTCCTAAAATCTAGGAACTGATTTTGACTGAAGCAATAAAATAGCTAACCATAAGCTGACACATACTAATATTCTCCAATacctaattttatttaaataaatatctaaataCTAATCTTAACATCTCCTCCTAAACTGAATTGTCCAATTCAGTTTAACTTTGGTGCATCACATACTCCTAGCTTCTTTCTGAGTCCCTGGAAGGTTCTTGTGCCGAGTGGCTTGGTAAATATATCTGCAACCTGGTGCTGCGTGCTACAAAACCTTAACTGAACAGCTCCTTCATTCACCAGCTCACGTAGGAAGTGGAACCTTACATGGATGTGTTTGCTTTTGCCGTGCATTATCGGATTTTTTGATAGCTTGATTGTTGAGTTGTTATCACAGAAAATAACAGGGTTGCTGCTTCCTTCGTAGCCAATTTTTCCTAACACTCTTTTCATCCATATTAATTCACAAGAGCAAGCTGCTGCCGCCACAAATTCTGATTCAGTTGTACTTAGAGTAACAATTGGTTGTTTCTTGGAGGACCATGCCACTACTGCATCACTGAGAATGAAGGTATACCCTGATGTACTTTTCCTATCCTCCACATATCCAGCGTAATCATTGCCAATGAATCCAACTAGCTCTTTGTTTCCCCCTCTCCTGTAAAAGAGCCCATATTCAGTGGTCCCTTGCAAATACCTTAAAATTCTTTTGGCCGCTGCAAAGTGAAGTTCAGTTGGCATAGACATGTATCTGCTAATCAGACTAACAACATACATTACATCTGGCCGAGTGGCTGTCACGTACATCATGCTTCCCACAAGCTGCTTATAGAGTGTGATATTTACCTTCACACCTTCTTCATCTTTGTGAATTTTAGACCCTGGGACAATAGGATTTAAGACAGAGTTGCTTTCCTCCATTCTGAATTTTGTTAGCAACTCTTTCACATACTttctttgacaaataaaaatCCCATTATTAAGCTGCAACACCTCAATTCTAAGGAAGTATTTCATTCTTCCCAAGTCAGTCATTTCGAACTCTTTCATCATGAATTCTTTAAACTCGTTCATCATAGTTTGATCATTTCCAGTGTAGATCAAATCATCAATGTACAAGCTAATAATTAGGCATTTACCTTGTGTGTTGAATTTTGTGAAGAGTGTTTGCTCGCTAACATCCTTTACAAATCCCATCTTCCAAAAGTAAGTATCTATCCTACTGAAGCATGCATGTGGTGCCTGCTTTAATCCATACAACGCTTTATGAAGCTTGTACACTTTTCTTTCTGCACCCTTGATTTCATACCCTCTTGGCTGGTCCACGTACACTTCTTCGGAGAGTTCTCCTTGCAGGAAAGCTGACTTTACATATAGCTGATAGATTATCCAACTTTTCTGAGCTGCCAATGCTAAAATCATCCTCACGGTATCCATCCGAGCGACTGGTGCATATACCTCCTCATAATCAATTCCATGTTCCTGTGCATATCCTTTTGCAACTAGCCGAACTTTGTACTTTTCAACTTCTCCATATTGATTCAATTTAGTCTTATAAACCCATTTGACTCCTATACTCTTGGCTCCCTCTGGTAGATTAGTGAGTAACCAAGTTCCATTTTTCTCaatggtttgaattttttaatatcaaTGATATCATCCGCAAGCCTCTTTTCAATTCGAATTCTTCGTATTTCCTCAATATCAATGATATCATCCGCATCTATTTGCACCGAAATCTCGTGTATTCCTCTCTTAATTCTCGCTTTCTCAACCATGTCAGCACGTAATATAGCTTTAACATCCTCAGGTGTTTTCAAGCAAGGAAGTACATCACCTTGAATTCCTACTTGATACCTTTTTGCTCTACTTATTCCCCCACTGCTTGTTATATTACAAAAATCACATGTCACATTCTTCCTGATATTCAAATCCTTCAAATGATTATATTTCCATCCTATATCCTTACTATTTGTAGGTTTTAACGTTGGAGCACATGAAGCAACCGACGTAGAATTCGGTGTTGAACATGATGCTACCATATTGTTCTAGAATCGAAAAAAACGAAGGAACTCAACCATGTTATTTTACAAAGAAGTAGAAACTTAATAAAATAGTAAAGAAGTTGAAAGAAAGAAGAATAGTTTAGAACTGTCAGAACGGAGGGACTGGGAAAACTGTAGAAGAAAAAGATAGAAGATTACCTTGGTTGAGGGCTGAGGACGGCGGCAGAATGGAGGGACTGGGAAGAAAGCGCgcaagaagtagaagaaggaaCATTTGGCAAAGAGTAGCGGCTGGAGTTGTGTTAGGGCACACAAGAAAGcatgcagaaaaaatgaagagaaagaaataaaaGTTTCTGGTTTTAAAAGTTTATAAATGAGGGATAATTCGATAatttttcccaaaaaaaaattaaaaaaaaaaagaatggatCTGAGCCGCACTCCCGAGAACTCGGTTGTAGTGGGCGCTTTGTCATCTCCGCCACCGCACCCTGCATCTTGCGTGGGTGGGAGTCGTGCCGCTCCAGGGCGTCGCTATAGCGGCCGTCGCGGCCGGGAATAATATCTCTGCATATATCTCTACGTCCCATAACTACATTCATGAATTGAACCTAACATATTCACATTTTGATTACTAATTCACTTCATTAATTGAACCTAAAATGCGACTAACTAACAAGTTAATTGAGTTAGTTGTGTTATAGTACTTGATATCTTGAGCCCTATTAATGCTTTGTAAGCCCAACTCATGAAGTGGATAAGTATTCACAAAGTAATAATGAAAGTAAAATGAAGAGTAAAATGCATTTTAGTgcataatcaaattcaaaacatcttttctaacatatatattatatatgttattATGAATGAGAGTAAAATGAAGAAATTGTCATTTGCCTAATCAATTTCAAGAGTATATTGCTTATTTATAGTGCATAAGAAATTAAAGAAAGGGAATGAGTGAGACTTTTACTTTtcaattttctcttctttttacaTATCCTATTGATATTTCATTTTCTCACATTTATTCTTCTGAGTTTTCTCATTTTCTCACTCATTCCCTTTCTTTAATTTCTTATGCACTATAATCAAGTTTTTGGTAacttatagaaaaaaaattactaataGAGCTTACACCTTGTATTAATCGGTAACATTGGCTTTATTGTTACAGCATTTTAGAAACAATAGAACGATACCGCAGTCATACAAGGATTCATAATACTCCAACAACATCTGAATCTGCTGAAAATATTCAGGTTAATATAATTACATATACTGTCTTCCTATTCATTTTTCAAGACTCTCAATTTCAACTTAATTAGAGACTTAAAGTTTGAATGAAATTGTCATATATATTACAGCGTTTGAAGGAAGAAGTAGAAAACATGATGAAAAAGATTGATCTTCTCGAGACTTCAAAACGGTTAAACATCTTGAATTTATATTCATAATGACAAATATTTTTACAATATTCAATGTCTAAGACGAAAATATGCCGCGTTTGCAGAAAACTCTTGGGAGAAGGTGTAGGGACTTGTTCCCTTGATGAACTACAAAGGATAGAGCAACAGTTGGAGAGGAGTATAACCAAAATTCGAGTTAAAAAGGTTAGATTggtaaaaaaattgataaaatataaaagtttaaagaaataatttTACTTATGAACTTTTTATTTTTCAGGCTGAGGTTTTCAGGGAACAAATTGATCAGCTAAAAGAAAAGGTAAGCTGTTATAATATTATgtatatagaaaaaaaaaactcccAGCTAGCATTACATGATCTACCTCAAAAATATTCTGACAAAATTATTTTGAATACAATTCAGGAAAAAACCCTAGTTGCTGAAAATACCAGACTCTCTGAGAAGGTGAGTTCTCTTTCTACTTTGAAATTCATTCTAGTCCTACCTAATAGCTGAAACTTCAATATTTGATATCAAACATGAAACATCCTCCCTTAGTTTTATAAATCTTTTAGTAATCATCTTTGAAGTACGCACACAGACACAAAAAGCAGATACGACACTGACACATTCACATAAGTAAATTGAACGTAATCATAAGTATTGATCTCATGTCGGTTTCGGATATGGACACAGACACGTATTTTttagaggtgtcggtgctacagaAATTATTATGCTATAATGAAAATTCATATTTGTGTGTAGTATGGTAGTTTTTCATCACAAAGAGCAAAAAAGGATGATAGAGAAACTATAGTTGAgattgaagcttatgcagatcaaAGTAGTCCAATTTCAGATGTGGAGACTGAGTTGTTCATTGGACTTCCAGATACAAGAACAAAACGAATTTCTCCAAACTTGAGGATTAATTAATCCATCTAAAAACGCAAATGAAAATAAGGGTAAGGCAAAGTGTCTCATCAATATTGTATAGAGTAAACACTTCCACTGC includes these proteins:
- the LOC131618382 gene encoding MADS-box protein SOC1-like yields the protein MMKKIDLLETSKRKLLGEGVGTCSLDELQRIEQQLERSITKIRVKKAEVFREQIDQLKEKEKTLVAENTRLSEKYGSFSSQRAKKDDRETIVEIEAYADQSSPISDVETELFIGLPDTRTKRISPNLRIN